Genomic segment of Kibdelosporangium phytohabitans:
GATCGTGCTCGCCGGCGGGCGGATCAGGCACGTCCACGGCTTCCTCGACAAGGTGCCGGGCTAGGTACTGTTCATGCCATGCTGATCGGCCGCAATGACGAGATCCGCCGCATCGAGGATCTGATCGGGGCCGCACGCCAGGCTCACGGCGGGGCGCTGGTGGTGCGCGGTGAACCCGGTATCGGCAAGAGCGCGCTGCTCGACCGGGTCCGCCAGTCGGCGGCGGATTTCGCGGTGATCGAGGCGTCCGGCTCGCAGTTCGAGTCGGAGCTGCCGTTCGCCGTGCTGCACCAGGTCCTCGGGCACCAGGACGAGCTGCCCGAGCCGCTGCGGATCGCGTTCGGCATGGCGACCGGCACACCGGAGATGTTCGCGATCGGCCTGGCGGCCTTGGACGTGCTCGGCCGGTTGGCGCAGCGGCAACCGGTGTTGTGCCTCATCGACGACGGCCAGTGGCTGGACGACTCGTCGGCCAAGGTGCTCACGTTCCTGGCGAGGCGGATCGCCTCCGAGCCGATCGCGATGGTGTTCGCGGCCCGCGACGGACAGGACGAACCGCCGTCGCTGGACGGATTGCCCGGAGTCACGCTCGGTGCCTTGCCGGACGCGGACGCTCGCGCGCTGCTGCGAGCGTCCATGCTGGACGAGCAGGTGCGGGACCGGATCGTGGCCGAGGCGCGCGGCAACCCGCTGGCCTTGCTCGAACTGCCCAAGGCCGGTGGGTTCGCGATGCCGGACGCCTCGTCGACGGCCAGCCGGATCGAGCGCAGCTTCCAGGCCAGGCTGGCCGGGCTGCCCGGCGACGTGCGGTTGCTGCTCACGCTCGCCAGCGCGGACCCGACCGGTGACCCCGGTCTGGTCTGGGCCGCGGCGCGGCAGCTCGGGATCGACCCGTCCGCCGGTGGCGCCGCCGAGGCGTCCGAGCTGGTCGAGTTCGGTACGCGCGTGCGGTTCTGCCACCCGCTCGCGCGGTCGGCGGTGTACCGCGCCGCCGAGGCGGGCCAGCGGCACATCGCGCACGGCGCCCTGGCGGACGCGACCGACGCGCTGACCGATCCGGACCGGCGTGCGTGGCACCGGGCGCAGTCCGGCACCGGACCGGACGAAAGCGTGGCGAGCGAGCTGGAACGCTCCGCGGACCGGGCCAGGTCACGCGGCGGTGTCGCGGCCGCGGCGGCGTTCCTGGAACGCGCGGCGGCGTTGTCCGCCGACAGCGGCAAGCGCCTTGACCGGACGTTCGCGGCGGTGGAGGCCAAACTCGACGCGGGCGGGGCCGAGACCGCGGTGAACCTTCTGTCCACAGTAGAGCTCAACCCGCTCGACACGCGCGGCCAGGCCAAGGCGGACCTGTTGCGCGGCAAGATCGCGTTCACCCGGCACACCGACGACAGCGGGCCGGAGTTCATGATGCGCGCGGCGAAGCGGCTCGCGGACGTCGACCCGGTGTGGTCGCGGGAGTGTTTCCTCGACGCGGTGGAGATGGCCATGTTCGTCGGCCGGTCCAGCGGGATCCTGGACACCGTCCTGGAAACGGCACGCGACACGGTCCGGTCCGAACCGGGCACCGTCGATCTCCTCGACGCCTTGACGGCACTCGCGAGCGAGGGGCACAAGACCGCGGTCCCGTTGCTGCGCCAGGTTTTCGCGGACGAAAGAGCGGTGTGGACGCGCAGACCGGCGCTGGCGACCATGATCGCGGGCGAACTGTGGGACTACGACATGCACGCCGCGGTCGTCGGGTGGCTGATGAAGACCGGCCGGACCTCGGGCTCGCCGATGGTGCTGCGGCTCGGCCTCGCCCAGACCGCGGTCTCCGCGACGCTGCGCGGCGAGCTGCCGCGTGCGATCGACGCGATCGCCGAGGAGGAGGCGATCGCCGACGCGATGGGCGTGCCGCCGATGGTGTACGCCCGTATCCACCTCGTGGCGATGCGCGGCAGGCGCAAGGAAGCCGCCGAGCTGTTCGGGGCCACGTCGGCGGTGGCGACAGCGCTGGGGATCGGCCAGCTGGCGGCCAACGTGGACTGGGCGACAGCCGTGGTGCACAACGGCCTCGCCGAATACCCGACGGCCATGGAGGCGGCGCGCAAGGCCACCGCGGCCGGTGACCTGTACGTCGCCGGGATCAGCCAGCCCGAGCTGATCGAAGCGGCCGTGCGGTGCGGTGAGAACGACATCGCCGCGGCCGAACTGGAGTCGCTGACCGAGCGGACACAGGCCAGCGGCTCGCCGCGCGGCCTGGGTGTCGCGTCGTACGCCCGCGCCCTCGTGACCGGCGACGAGGACGACTACCGCGCCGCGATCGACTACCTCGGCACGGGCACCGCGGCCCCTGCCCTCGCCAGGGCGCATCTGCTGTACGGCGAGTGGCTGCGCAGGCAGAACCGCCGGACCGACGCCCGCGAACACCTGCGCGCGGCGCACGAACAGCTGTCCGCCATCGGCATGGAGGCGTTCGCCAGCCGCGCCGCCGACGAACTGCGTGCCACCGGCGAGCAGGCGCGCAGCCGGACGTCGCCGACCTACGACCAGCTCACGATGCAGGAGCAGCACATCGCCCGGCTGGTGGCGACCGGCGCGACCTCCAAGGAGGTCGCCGCCCGGTTGTTCCTCAGCCCCCGCACGATCGACGCCCACCTGCGCAACATCTTCCGCAAGCTCGGGATCAGCTCCCGCAGGCAACTGCGGGACCTGCCCGACATCAGCTGACCGGCGGCAGTTCCCGCACGCCCAGCTGCTGGGCGAACCAGATGCTGTCCGCGCTGAGCCAGTACTCCGCGATCATGCCGTCGGCCACGCGCAGGATGTCGATGCCGTGGAAGCCGACGGGCCGCCCTTCGTGGGTTCCCGTGGCGTACCAGCGCAAGGTGATGTGCGGCTCGTCGACCAGCGGTCCGATCTGGACGGTGAACGCCAGGTCCTGGACCATGGCGTGGCTGGCGCTGATCCAGCCGCTGAGGCCCAGCCGGCCCGTCGAGTCGGCGGCCGGGCCGCCTGCCAGCGGCGCGGTGTGCGACGTGAAGTCCTCGTGCACCGCGATGTCGATCAGCGAGAGGTCGCCGTTCCAGATGTCGACCCACATCCGGGCGAGCTCGTGGAAGTCGTCGACGGACACGGTCAGCTCACCTCCGCTTCGCTCGGGCGGGGCGCGGCGGAGCCGCTGTACTCGCCGAGACCGGCGACCAGCTTGCGGATGTCGGGCATGCTGTCGTAGCGCAGCTTGTGCAGTTCGGCGATCTTCGCGCCGATCTGCGGGTCCGGCTCGTCGGTGATGTCGAAGGACACGAACTTGTCCACGAGCGGCAACCCGATCCGGTCGGTGTTCAGGTGCGCCGGGTGGACGAGGTACTCCCAGTACCCGTCGAGGTCCTCGATCACGTACGTGGCGCCCCACTCGTACTCGCCGCCGTAGTCACGGCCGACGACGAACGACTTCACCGACGGGATGACCCGGCCCTGGTTGCGCAGGCTCTCCAGCGCGGCGTCGACCTGCTCCGGCGCGGCGTCCGGCCGGAGCGTGAAACGGTTTCCGTGGAAGATCATGCTCAGAGGTTCGCAGCGGACACCGGGTGCTCGCGTCGGCGATACCTACTTAACCGGGCCCGCGGTCAGCTCGCCGATCCGCCCGTGGCCAGGCGCATCATGTCCGAGTCCAGGTCGATGGAGATCTCCGTGCCGCCCGCGCTGCCGAACTCGTGCTGGTACGACTGCCACGACTCGTCCCTGATCTGCTGGGCGAACCCGCTGGCCATCAGCAGCACCAGCTCCAGCGCGGCGCGGTCGATCCGCTTGGGCAGCGCGGGGTCGTTCCAGTCCTCGGTGGAGGCGAACAACGACGTCGGCACGGTGGTCGTGCGCAGGTAGGCGAACAACCCGCGCAGCTGGTCGTCGACGACCAGCGCGTGCCGTGCCGTCCCCGCGGTCGCGGCCAGCACGACCGGCTTGGCGATCAGCAGGTCGTTGTCCAGTACCTGGAAGAACGACGTCAGCAGGCCGCTGGCGCCCGCCTTGTAGACCGGTGTGCTGACCACGATGCCGTCGGCCTCGCCCAGCGCGGCGACCGCCTTGGCCAGTCTCGGGCCGGTCAGCTGCGACACCAGGGCCGTGGTGACCTCGGTGGCCAGTTCACGCAGGTCGATCACCTTGAGCGTGACGCTGTGGCCGCGTTCGCCCGCCAGCGCGCCGGCGCGCTGGGCGACGCGGTCGGCCAGCAGCCGGGTGGACGACGGGTCGCTGGTCCCTGCCGAGACGACGACCAGCTTGAACGTGCTCATGATTCCTCCGCCTGTCCTGCCAGTTTCCGGCAGATGGCTGCCAGCTGGCCCAGTTCCTCGGCACTGACCCGTGCGGTGACCGCGCGAGCGACGTGCCTGGCGTGCGGACGCCCGATGTCCTGCTGGACCTTGCGCCCGGCGTCGGTGAGCGCCAGGCGCACCCCGCGGCCGTCCTCCGGCGCGGTCGTCCGCTCGACCAGGCCGCGTTCCACGAGCCGGTCCACCATCCGCGACAACGCGGGCTGGCTGAGCAGCAGGTGCTTGTGCAGTTCACCGATCCGCAGCGGCCCAGGGCATTTCGACAGGGTGTACAGCACGTCGTACTCGCGCATCGACGCTTCCCGCCACACGTCCTCGGCCGCGAATTCCCGCATCAGCACCGCGTGGGCGGACATCAGTGCCTCCCACGCGGCGTTGGC
This window contains:
- a CDS encoding ATP-binding protein gives rise to the protein MLIGRNDEIRRIEDLIGAARQAHGGALVVRGEPGIGKSALLDRVRQSAADFAVIEASGSQFESELPFAVLHQVLGHQDELPEPLRIAFGMATGTPEMFAIGLAALDVLGRLAQRQPVLCLIDDGQWLDDSSAKVLTFLARRIASEPIAMVFAARDGQDEPPSLDGLPGVTLGALPDADARALLRASMLDEQVRDRIVAEARGNPLALLELPKAGGFAMPDASSTASRIERSFQARLAGLPGDVRLLLTLASADPTGDPGLVWAAARQLGIDPSAGGAAEASELVEFGTRVRFCHPLARSAVYRAAEAGQRHIAHGALADATDALTDPDRRAWHRAQSGTGPDESVASELERSADRARSRGGVAAAAAFLERAAALSADSGKRLDRTFAAVEAKLDAGGAETAVNLLSTVELNPLDTRGQAKADLLRGKIAFTRHTDDSGPEFMMRAAKRLADVDPVWSRECFLDAVEMAMFVGRSSGILDTVLETARDTVRSEPGTVDLLDALTALASEGHKTAVPLLRQVFADERAVWTRRPALATMIAGELWDYDMHAAVVGWLMKTGRTSGSPMVLRLGLAQTAVSATLRGELPRAIDAIAEEEAIADAMGVPPMVYARIHLVAMRGRRKEAAELFGATSAVATALGIGQLAANVDWATAVVHNGLAEYPTAMEAARKATAAGDLYVAGISQPELIEAAVRCGENDIAAAELESLTERTQASGSPRGLGVASYARALVTGDEDDYRAAIDYLGTGTAAPALARAHLLYGEWLRRQNRRTDAREHLRAAHEQLSAIGMEAFASRAADELRATGEQARSRTSPTYDQLTMQEQHIARLVATGATSKEVAARLFLSPRTIDAHLRNIFRKLGISSRRQLRDLPDIS
- a CDS encoding ester cyclase encodes the protein MSVDDFHELARMWVDIWNGDLSLIDIAVHEDFTSHTAPLAGGPAADSTGRLGLSGWISASHAMVQDLAFTVQIGPLVDEPHITLRWYATGTHEGRPVGFHGIDILRVADGMIAEYWLSADSIWFAQQLGVRELPPVS
- a CDS encoding Dabb family protein; its protein translation is MIFHGNRFTLRPDAAPEQVDAALESLRNQGRVIPSVKSFVVGRDYGGEYEWGATYVIEDLDGYWEYLVHPAHLNTDRIGLPLVDKFVSFDITDEPDPQIGAKIAELHKLRYDSMPDIRKLVAGLGEYSGSAAPRPSEAEVS
- a CDS encoding CE1759 family FMN reductase gives rise to the protein MSTFKLVVVSAGTSDPSSTRLLADRVAQRAGALAGERGHSVTLKVIDLRELATEVTTALVSQLTGPRLAKAVAALGEADGIVVSTPVYKAGASGLLTSFFQVLDNDLLIAKPVVLAATAGTARHALVVDDQLRGLFAYLRTTTVPTSLFASTEDWNDPALPKRIDRAALELVLLMASGFAQQIRDESWQSYQHEFGSAGGTEISIDLDSDMMRLATGGSAS
- a CDS encoding MarR family winged helix-turn-helix transcriptional regulator, coding for MNTSSTANAAWEALMSAHAVLMREFAAEDVWREASMREYDVLYTLSKCPGPLRIGELHKHLLLSQPALSRMVDRLVERGLVERTTAPEDGRGVRLALTDAGRKVQQDIGRPHARHVARAVTARVSAEELGQLAAICRKLAGQAEES